Sequence from the Candidatus Accumulibacter similis genome:
GAATTCGTCGTTTGGTCGCTTTGCCAAAATCCCGGCTCTGATCCGCGACATAATGCTTGGAGTGGAATCCATACCCGTCTAAGCGCAGAGATTGTTGCTCGTCGTGAACGAGTGGATGGCCTAATCATTTGGGACATGTTATGCGGTACTTTGGCGAGGCCATGTCCGAAGTTGCAAGCCCAGCCTAATCGTTTTACCCGGCTTTCAGGGAAACCTGTGCCGCCTCCTTGCATTTATATTTTTCCGCGCACTATTCCAGACGCGAGAAACAATCCAAATCCGCGCCCTTGGGCCTTGAGCGATATCCGGTTTCTGGACGCTATTGCCAGCACTTTTCACACGCCAGAAGAGGAGGCTGTAGAGGTTCGTATTGAAGCGCGTATGCACGGGGCGGATGTCAAGCGCCGTACAACCTACACCGCTGGCGGAAATCAATTACACCAAAGTGATTGGACTGCCGTACGAAGAGCAAGATAAAGGTCGTGGACACTCTTAGCCCCGAGCAACGCCGACGAACCATGGCGGCAGTAAAGGGACGGAATACCACGCCGGAACTTATAGTGAGGAGGTTATTACATAAGGCGGGGTTTCGCTTTCGGCTGTACCGAAACGACCTTCCCGGCAAGCCAGATGTTGCGCTTTCAAAATATCGCACGGTTATTTTCGTGCACGGCTGTTTTTGGCATCAGCATCCTGGGTGCAAAAAGGCATCCAAGCCCAGTACTCGCCAAGACTATTGGCTCCCGAAATTGGCACGGAATATTGAGAGGGACAAAAGACAAATTTCCGATCTAGATGCACTTGGCTGGAGCGTTCTTGTAGTTTGGGAGTGTGAAACAAAAGACAAAGCGGCACTCTCTGAAAAGCTTGTTCGAATACTGTCTCAGCAAGCAAGGGAAATTGGGCAGCGAATTGAGGACAGACCACGGTTTATCGGGGCGAGTAATGGCCAGAGCGACACGCTTTGACAGTGGCTCGCTGGGACTCAGCGTGAGCCTAGTGTGCGGTAGGAGGCACCGCAGATGGCGCAAAAGCGCGGTCGATCGGCCCATGAACTGCAATTTCGTGGGCTTTATGGTCAGTCGGAACGGTGCCAAGCTCAACGTGGGCACCAAGGCACTCGACAAGCACCACGCCTCGCATGCCGGTAGGAATTGGCTTCATCGAAACCCCGGCTACGTGAGCCGTTTTTGCGATGGTGCGGGAGGGGGAGGCGGCGAGCCTTTCTCCTCTCCGGATTGGGCGGAGCAATCTGGGCAAATACTCGCCTATTTTCATTCGCAGTCTTTGCCGTTATCCTGTATCTATGAAGCTCCCTAGGGCTACGATTTTGGAGACTGGCAAGGTTAGGCAGGTCAACTATGAGTCGGAAAATCCAGATCTTCGTATCGTCAACCTACGCTGACCTAGTCAATGAGCGTCGGGCGGCGGTTGAGACAATAATGCGTGCAGGACACATACCAGCCGGCATGGAGCTATTCGCAGCGGGCCACGAAAGCCAAATTGATGTCATCAATGCGTGGATCGAAGAGTCCGACGTGTTCATGCTAATTCTTGGCGGCCGATACGGAACGGTAGAGCCGATCACCAAGAAGTCATACACTGAACTGGAGTATGAGCGTGCTCTAGCAACTGGGAAAAAGCTCTTCGCTGTTGTGTTGCATGAGGACTACATTGAAAAAAAGGTTCGCGACGGCGGATCAGAGATGATCGAAGGCGTTGCAACACAGGAACTCAAAAAGTTTCGACGTCGCGTGCTGTCTAGGATGTGTCGAATCGTCCACGACCTTGGCGGTATTCAGGCGGCGATCCACGAGACACTCCAGGATTTCCAACGCAAACACTCGTTTGACGGCTGGATCAGGGGCAACCGCGCAGCATTGACAGAGCGGCCAGTCCTTACCTCTGACGAAAGAGCGGTTGGCAGCCTTCGCAGAGCGTGGCATCACTATCACGTGACCTACAGGAAAGGTTGCAGGGTTTGGCGATATAAGTTGTATGACTTTTCCGGCCATAACGCTCCGGGAGTTATTGAGCACGACATCGAAGTTGATGGACCGCATGACAGTTGGCACGCTTACCGCTTGGAGGCATTTGCTCGTGGGGAAAGAGTAGTTATTGCGCAGCGCGCCTTACAAAGCACTGAAAGAACGGTAATACAGGTGTTCCCGAGACTGCTAGCTCGCCATTTGTTCACCAGCGCGGGTTTTAGTCTCATGGAGGACTGGGATGGCAACGAAATCCTCACGGAGTGCATTATGAGCAGAGTGCTTCTTCCCGAAGGAATTGCCACACTGAATCCAGGGGACATCCCGAAGGAGGTGGAGGGGGCGCTGGATGAGATCTGGGCAGACGGCGTCAAGAATCTGCGCCTATTCGGGGGGATGCCAGATGGCGTTCGATGAGTCGGATGGCTGGCGTGACCAGATGTTCGGCACGCATGCGGCATTCTTCGATGCCCTTTCCGGTCTGAAGTCTACGCAGGAGGTATTTGCTCTGTTGCGACACCTTGGCTTTGGTGAGGTCCGGCAAGTTCTAGATTTGTGTTGCGGGAACGGCCGACTTGCTCCAGAGTTGTGCAAGATTGCACAGTCCTACGTTGGAGTCGATGTGTCGACAGAGCTACTTGAACTGGCGCTCCGCCGCTACAAGCGCCTTCCGAACGCAAGTTTCTTACACTGTGATGCTAGACATCTCATTGACTCGCTTCCACGTGAAAGATTTGATCTTGTTCTTCGGAACTATACGAGTCTCGGGTACTTTTGCTGGGACAGCGAGGTCGAGATGCTCAAGCAGTGCTCTATGGTGGCCTCACCTGGGGCGTCTATGATTGTAGATTCGTTTAATGGCGATTGGTTTATACAAAACCACCACGTCAAAAGGTCAAAGGATTGTGGACGTTTCCGGCTAATCGAAGATTACCGATGCTCCGGCAGTGGTGCTCGTGTCGAATGCGAGTGGCGGTATGTTCAGTCGGGCCAAGAGGATGTGATAATTGCATTCTGTTTGGAACAATACAACGTGCAGCGTGTGGTTGAGTTGGCAAGCGCAGCTGGTTGGGTAGTACGCGACGTCTTTGCTGACTACTCGGATGTATTGCTTTCTGATACCGGGGTAGTTCCAGAGCGTTTGGTGGCGCGCCTGTCTAAACCAGCGTAGCGTTGCGGGGGAGCCCAACCCGAAACTGAAGCTGATGGACTCCGCCCACAGCTTAGTCGAGATTGGTGTGCGGCGGGCATAGCGTGTTGCTTCCTAGGTGTAAGCCGTGTGGCGAGGCTTTCGCAGAGCCGAGGGCAAGGAGGAGCGCAAGGACGTCGCCGGGATGGGGCTGGAGGAAGCCCAAACCACATCTGGAGGGTGATGAACAGGGCAATTGAAGCGGGAGATTAGAGCGGCAATTAAGAAGGGGGCGGGATCGAGTTAAATGCCGACTCTGGCGTGGGACTGCAAGAGCTTGACATTTCAAGAATAAAGCAACTCGAAGGTGCCCAGGTGCCAGCTGCAGCGATTGGCTGACGGTGTATCCCTCGCCGTCGGCGAGCGTCCGGTTCGCGCTGTGGTCGCCGAGGTGCCAGACCTCGCGCGCGAGGTTCCAGTCCGGGTTGTCTGCGAGGTAGACGGAATCGACCCAGTCGCCAGTGAAGCGCTCGCCGCGGTTGACGACGCTGTAGGTGTAATGGTAGCTGCCGCCGGCCGTCGCGGTGTCCTGCGCCACGACCTCACCGAGCACGAGATCGGGCGGTGTCGCACCGAGGATGCTGATCGGCCGCGCGCGATGGTTGTTGCCGTCGATCTGTTGCGGATCCTCGGGGTTGATCTGGCTCGCCAGCGTGTCCTCGAGGATCACGTCGTGGGTGTCGGTCCAGACGCTGAGGTAGTACTGTCCCGACGACAGGCCTTCGGGCAGCACGACCTGGACGCTGCGGCGATAGTCTTCGCCTGCATCGAGTTTGCCGACGTGCTCGAAGGTGCCGAGGAGGATGTCGCCCTTGAATGCGCCGGGGCGGCGTTGATCACGTGCCAGCCAGACGCTGTCGGTCCAGCTCTCGGTCGCGTCGGCCTCGCCACGCGTACGTGCGCTGCCGAGGTTGGCAACGCGGTAGCGGACTTCGACGCTGGCGCCGTGCACACCCTGGCTGGGGGCCACGATGTCGCTGGTGACCAGGTCGGCGAAGGGCAGCGGATCGATCGTGAACGGGACGGCCAGGACGTTGTTGGCCTCGTCCGGATACTCGTCGACCTCGCCGTTGCCGTCGGCGACGACGATCAGGAAGGCATCGCCGCGCAGGCGCAGCGGGACGTGGATGGAGGCCGTCGTGGCGGCGTGGAACTCGCCCGGTGCGAGTGCACCCGGGCTGGCGATCTCGCCGACCAAGGCGTCATCGCTGCCGAGGGTGGCGTCGAGCGAGAGGTAAACCTTGTCGGTCCACGTGCCGCTGGTCGCGGAGCTGCCGAAGTTGCCCGTCGTGTAGCGGATTGCC
This genomic interval carries:
- the vsr gene encoding DNA mismatch endonuclease Vsr; protein product: MDTLSPEQRRRTMAAVKGRNTTPELIVRRLLHKAGFRFRLYRNDLPGKPDVALSKYRTVIFVHGCFWHQHPGCKKASKPSTRQDYWLPKLARNIERDKRQISDLDALGWSVLVVWECETKDKAALSEKLVRILSQQAREIGQRIEDRPRFIGASNGQSDTL
- a CDS encoding DUF4062 domain-containing protein, with product MSRKIQIFVSSTYADLVNERRAAVETIMRAGHIPAGMELFAAGHESQIDVINAWIEESDVFMLILGGRYGTVEPITKKSYTELEYERALATGKKLFAVVLHEDYIEKKVRDGGSEMIEGVATQELKKFRRRVLSRMCRIVHDLGGIQAAIHETLQDFQRKHSFDGWIRGNRAALTERPVLTSDERAVGSLRRAWHHYHVTYRKGCRVWRYKLYDFSGHNAPGVIEHDIEVDGPHDSWHAYRLEAFARGERVVIAQRALQSTERTVIQVFPRLLARHLFTSAGFSLMEDWDGNEILTECIMSRVLLPEGIATLNPGDIPKEVEGALDEIWADGVKNLRLFGGMPDGVR
- a CDS encoding class I SAM-dependent methyltransferase — translated: MAFDESDGWRDQMFGTHAAFFDALSGLKSTQEVFALLRHLGFGEVRQVLDLCCGNGRLAPELCKIAQSYVGVDVSTELLELALRRYKRLPNASFLHCDARHLIDSLPRERFDLVLRNYTSLGYFCWDSEVEMLKQCSMVASPGASMIVDSFNGDWFIQNHHVKRSKDCGRFRLIEDYRCSGSGARVECEWRYVQSGQEDVIIAFCLEQYNVQRVVELASAAGWVVRDVFADYSDVLLSDTGVVPERLVARLSKPA